acacacataaggAGGCTTACCCTAGTCAGTGGAATGGTTGCAATCTCTCCTGCTTTCTCAGAcctgaagagaaaacaaacagaagaaaagttGTTTTGTAACATAGGTCAGTTGAATGCAGTTAAGCGGCCTCTCCTCCTTCAGCCATTTTTTGCTGCTGTGTCATGGAGCAATCTTGATCCAGCAGCAGTATAGGCAATAAACCCCGCCCCCTGTGTTTATTACTTATTTGATGCTATAAAAAGGGGCCTCCACGTCATGATTGACAGCTGTGTCCAGCTCGCCGAGTCAGCCGTGTGTATGTGCGGGACCTCGATACTGCAGCTCCAAACCCAATCTACTGTCCATTTTTGtacagtgggaggaagtggaggCGGGtcatccatttttatatacagtctacagTCTGAAGTCATTGTGTCATTACAAATGGTAATGAAGAATAgagcaaacaacaaacagaaaaactaaatcatgtttttcaccaggttGTACATTCACtttgtttctgtcatttaaCACAGTGTGTGAAACAACATATCAGCTTCATGTCAAAAAATGATGGTGGTAAATTCATCAGGTGTCACTATTTCACAGTGTTTAAGTCTGACAACACACAAAATACCCTTTAACAATGAAGTGAATGTGATTTTGTCTTTAACTAGTGAAGCCACAGAAATAGCACAGACCAAACGTTTGCCAGCAGTTTGTGCCGACACGTCCTGCGTGCTCAACATCATGCATCAAAAAGCAAAACTTTCATTTCACACTAAGTTCGTCTGTTCcttcacacacattaattaatCTTCATTAAGAGTCCCTTTCTCCTGGTAGCTGGCCACCTCCCAGCATGCACAGGTATCTCCTGGAGGGATACAAGAATACTACAGTAGGGGAAAATATTGTCCTAAATATTAAATGAGGCACAAATGGTAGTAAAACATATGGCAGGTCTGGGCTGAACCTATGAATCAGTGTTTCCATTTTAAACTCTAATTTTGGCCATTTGTCTACTGCTGCTGTAAAGTGCTGTAGGTTTCATTCGTTTGGTTCCCTCTGCTTGCTGCCCACCTAACACAACTGAGAACTTCACTCTAAAAGTGGGAAAGTGGAAATTGAACAAATGAAAGACTTAAGACATTTAGAAAACACAAGCTTATGGTACAGACAGCCCAGCAGCACAATGTGTGCACAACATCTGTTAAACAGCCACTGTGTGTCCTGCATGAACACAGTGGTCGCATAGTATAATTGCCAAATCAGCAGGGCTTgtcaaaatttttttttagtcCATCTGTCCATCAGACACTTAAGTCCAAAGCAAGGTCTCTCAATAACTTCTGGCCAGACTGGAGTAGAATTTGGTACGTAGAAATTAATTAAACTGAGTTGTAAAGAATTTGTATCAGTGGAGATGAACAGTTTTTCCTATCTACCTACTGCTGCAAGGATTGTAATTCTGTTCCCCTTCaagggaacgcctctgggcgtggcagggctgaactatgaatgaaactactccagtCCTATTGTTGTTACTAGAACGGTGGCCTATCAGATGCGCGGTGTGCCTTCACCTTCACGCAGGGAACAAGACACTGCAttggtccgccacacctcaccccgcctggagtgccttgcttcatagaaagggctaatgtgtcctgtgtgccggcgtgcttatataccccctctggttacgccgtcacacactacagttctagcaacaccaataggattggagtagtttcattcatagttcagctctgccacgcccagaggcgttcccatagtgtcgtcaccgacgcagtgtctcgttccccttctcggggaacaagggttacatacgtaacccgagacgttattTCAGTACAGCTGTCTATTTCTACGTCATGTGACAAGAAGTGTCACATGATTTGGCCACTCAAGTAATAATCCAGTCATGATTCTGATAACTTTAGACTTGCAGCTCAGTTTTGACTTTAACATCAATGACttgtgacttcacttggacaatacaaagacacaaacattgACATTGCAAAAACAGTGAAGCATCTCTTATTaatttccttcctctcctcagagggacccgccacggcgggccgtccaggagcgacatgatgtccgagaaccacacccgggttggccagaacggggctacaaGCAGTAGGCtcacattgtcctggcggacccgctccagaacccccgggagcagagtgactgggggaaaagcgtacagaggTAGCCTCGGCCAcaaatgtaccatggcgtccagacccaacggggctggaggaacgagagaaaaccatagccggcagtgcgtagtctcttgagacgcaaacagatccacgtctatggggctgaactcttcgcacaagagctccaccacttcggggtgaagtctccattccccgggcctcagcccctgcctcgacagcaggtctgctccctgattctgcgtccccgggagatacatcgccctgagcgatagtaacctctactggaaccacaggaggatctgacgcgccagtctgtacagagggcgcgagcgcagaccgccctggtgattcagataggccaccaccgctgtgttgttctcctcggaacgaaccaggacgtggtggccttggagatcgggcaggaaactccttagagcctggaacaccgccaacatctcgagacagttgatatNNNNNNNNNNNNNNNNNNNNNNNNNNNNNNNNNNNNNNNNNNNNNNNNNNNNNNNNNNNNNNNNNNNNNNNNNNNNNNNNNNNNNNNNNNNNNNNNNNNNcattctagggcagtaccagagatccccacccagtgcctcagtctgtctaacatgatgttgtgatcaatggtgtcaaaagcagcgctaaggtccaggagtacaaggactgagcacatgccttcatcagcagacattaaaaggtcattggtgactttaagcagggcagtctcagtgctgtggtacttcctaaaaccagactgaaacttttcaaataatttgttattttccagtacagtgagcagctgtttggacacaattctttctagaatctttgcaataaaaggccgttttgaaattggtctaaaattaaaattacatcACAAATTATTACTACAACcaaaaacgtctcgggttacgtatgtaaccctggttccccgagaaggggaacgagacactgcgtcggttacgacactatgggaacgcctctaggcgtagcaggtctgaacgtgaatgaaatcactccaatcctattggcttgttgctagaacggtaaggtgtgacggaataaccggaggagtataaagcacacctgtacacactcatcattagcttaaactatgaagcaggcacttcaggcggggagagaggtgcagcgggccgacgcagtgtctcgttccccttctcgggggaaccagggttacatacgtaacccgagacgttccccttcgagggaactcgaactgcgtcggttacgacactatgggaacgagatacccactaaaccgtgccgaaaaccccgcctgccccagtgtgcaataaagtggcacgactaagaggagagcgcacgagtgccaggtgccgaaggaaggtcaagactgtaaaaccgaatgaatgtgtgcgaactggcccagccagccgctaaacaaacatcctgcaaagaggccccggaaaggagggcttgagaggccgccatgcctctggtagaatgagccctcacagccacaggtgaaggcaaaccgcgcacctgataggccagggaaatagtctaaacaatccagttgctaatgtttggatgtttggatgcagggagcccagccccgggggacccaaaacacactagcagctggtcagccttcctccaacgggaggacctcagagtgtaacaCTCcttggagctgaggagggtctcggcggctgttagacccgcctctaggtactgtgcccctcaggggccagacccacagtcgccatatggcgggaCAAGTGTGAAGGACTCGGCCCTGcacctgggacagcaggtctctcctcagagggccgtccaggagcgatcatgatgtccgagaaccacacccgggttggccagaacggggctacgagcagtaggccgacattgtcctggcggacccgctccagaacccccaggagcagagcgactggtgGAAAAgagtacagacgtagcctcggccatgaatgtaccatggcgtccagacccaaaggggctggaggaacgagcgaaaaccatagcgggcagtgcgtagtctcttgagacggtcttcgcacaagagctccaccacttcagggtgaagtctccattccccagGCCTCaacccctgcctcgacagcaggtctgcaccctgattctgcgtccccgggagatacatcgccctgagggaaagtaacctctgctgggaccacaggtgGATCTGACGcaccagtctgtacagagggcgcgagcgcagatcgccctggtgattcagataggccaccacagctgtgttgtcggaacgaaccaggacgtggtggccttggagatcgggcaggaaactccttagagcctggaacaccgccaacatcttgAGACAGCTGATTGATGCACATGCTGGAGACAATTGTgtccgcatcgttgtcgaatcccatactacccctaggaacgtagtccgttgggtgggcgccagcacactcttctttgcgttgagcctcagccctaaacaccgcagatgagccagaacgacatctcgatgccgaaccgccaactctcgagactgggctaggatgagccagtcgttgATGTAGTTGAAATctggatgccctggagcctcagcggggccagtgctgcatccatacacttagtgaatgtgcgaggggaaagtgccaggccgaatgaaagaacccgatactggtaagccacacccccgaaggcgaacctcaggaacttcccgtgagaaggacggatggagacgtggaaataggcgtcctttagatctatcgtgatgaaccaatcctcggattggatgtgcttcacgatggcggggatgatgagcatcttgaacctgaatctcctcagagaccggttagaacccgcagatccaaaatagggcgcagccctccgtccttcttggggactatgaagtaccggctgtagaaccggcgtctctgtctgggggggagacacgttccacggcccctttcctcagcagagtaagaacttcctgtcccaacaccggaccttgctccgggcggaccacagtccaaaccaccccgttgaattttggagggcgggttttgaactgtagtcgaaacccatctatggcagtgcgcaggacccacggagaaatgttcgtcaggctccgccaagcctctgcaaagtctgccaacggaaccagcccctcggggctggtggtcggtgtctcatgtgatcttctggtggacccctgaagccccagaacggcaggggagagccgccgaagatccacggtgagtgagtctgaacgccgcctgactgcagaccctcggggcaggcagtacggcgtggactcgatggtggcaggtgtGTCCTGAAtgtgtaaacggcgggataacatcacccgttGCCACGGCAGAGGCGACCTCAATCGGCTTCcgggggggatgggggggggtgcgggaggggagaaagactcccctaccccggtcttccctgagctccgtcgggactggatgacggtcctcagatcgcgtctctctcTCATAAGccgccccagctcctcggggggcccccgagaagcgacactctgcttcctctcctctccgtaggagctcgtagagggaagggacctatgcctggcagcctcagctgccttgggtccagaccggcgagggaggtactggcggaacgcttcacactgcgtctaacgctccgtggttctgcgaagctccgccagatcttcctcagggggaccccccctctgaaccatctcctgtagcaggtcggcttggtaggcttgaagcaccgccatggtgtgcaagctcgcacctgcctggcccgctgccatgtacgccttccccacgagcgtagatgtggtgcgacatggcttggagggtaacgccggcttctccagggaggacgcaagtcgaggggagagatagctcgcaagcgcatcctccacccgaggcatcctcccataaccacggtccctaacccccatcacattactgtagttcagtgataggggtgtggaaagccaggtagagaagggtctgccccatgattactcagttcatcatgtaaatcaggaagaatggcagagaccggcgtggaggtggcgcgtggtgcttaagaaacctttcatcaagcttaccactagcctgtggtgtctgctcctcctgtggccagttgatgttgagcttagccacggctctagtcaccaacTCCAGCAGCATGTCATAgccgccagatgacgccgccccgacacccggaagtcatcgtccactacgctgagcacgtccgcctcctcggagtcggattgctgcagcgtctccggatccaaaccgcgagcgggagaagccgagaacgggctcccgaacgaggaaaggaagcgtcggagccagcggatgaaggtcgggaaaaagcctcagccgtcccgaaatcctccgacagatcacgctgtgaacccatgagtgaagccgccgggccgcctcagcggccgcNNNNNNNNNNNNNNNNNNNNatgtaaatcaggaaagaatggcagagaccggcgtggaggtggcgcgtggtgcttaagaaacctttcatcaagcttaccactagcctgtggtgtctgcttctcctgtggccagttgatgttgagcttagccacggctctagtcaccacctccagcagcacgtcatagtcgggcgccgcctgatgacgccgccccAACACCcagaagtcatcgtccactacgctgagcacgttGCTGCAGCGTctacgaggaaaggaagcgtcggagccagcggatgaaggtcgggaaaaagcctcagccgtccagaaatcctccgacagatcacgctgtgaaccccatgagtgaagccgccgggccgcctcagcggccgcagggcccacaCCACAGGGAacacacatccggccatcctcggaaaagagagagCCATGCTATACCTCAGGCTGGAAGGGAGCGGGGAGTGAGTGagtatgtgcatatgtgtgtgtgtgtgtgtgtgtgtgcgcgcgtccCGCACTCAGTGACGGAGCCGCTCCGTCACAGTGGGTTATAGTGTTATGTAATTGCTGGTGGGATTACTGCAGCGATAACATTCCTCTCTATTTAATGGCACTGTCACTTCAAGAGTGCTGCATGGGATGGATCGTGCGAGAGGGATGAGTTTCCGGCAGGACACGGGGGAAAAACGGAAGTGTCAGGCCCCGTGGTGTAGAGAAACGGCACGGGATGTACTTTTGGGTTATTGATATGGAGGATATCTCCATAAACCATGGTAAAGTACATTAATAATCCTTGAGATCGGCAGACGGAAGTGTGAACTAGCTAGCGGACCAAGGTAGATGCACGAAGACCTGGGTGTCCCAGCTGATTCCTGATGATTGATAAccgagtgagtgtgtgtatcttCGCCACAAGGAGAAGAGACTCTGACCAGTGGCGAGAGCGTGAGTGAGNNNNNNNNNNNNNNNNNNNNgacacccggaagtcatcgtccactacgctgagcacgtccgcctcctcggagtcggattgctgcagcgtctccggatccaaaccgcgagcgggagaagccgagaacgggctcccgaacgaggaaaggaagcgtcggagccagcggatgaaggtcgggaaaaagcctcagccgtcccgaaatcctccgacagatcacgctgtgaacccatgagtgaagccgccgggccgcctcagcggccgcgcCACAGgcaaaacacatccggccatcctcggaaaagagagccatgctgtacctcagtacccgcacggaaagggcttcgcaacgggcgcaggcagccccctcgagagctgcccgggcgtgctccatccccaaacatgagacacacatctcatgagaatctccatccgtgatgtaccgagggcaagaaaaaaacacaccttctgtacatctgattgccggacatgctggtagacttcttcttcaggtaagacacactgcttgtaggactggagctttcttcaaacaacatacagagcgcctgctgaatagaaaaaagctaatgatgagtgtgtacaggtgtgctttatactcctccggttattccgtcacaccttagcgttctagcaacaagccaataggattggattgatttcattcacgttcagacctgcttcgcctagaggcgttcccatagtgtcgtaaccgacgcagttcgagttccctcgaaggggaactgtcTCAATTTAATACTGATGCCTTTATATGACCTACATAAGCAATAGAGTCCATTAGCAAGATCAGTGGCTATTTCCATAAATGTATTCTAAATGCATGTCAAGGGGTTTGATTCCGCTGAAACAATTTAAGGCATGCAGACTGAAAGAGCTTACGGCACAGTTGGACAGTGAGTAGCATGTTAGtcagttaaaaaataattagaaGCAGACATTTTATTTAGTGGTTATGGCTGATTCTGGggcaggagaaaaagaaaagaatttaCCGAAGAACAAAGAAGGCTAAAACGCACAGTGATAGACAGTACTAACACAAAGTTCACTTTGTTTCACTATCGTTATATTACAGTTATTAATCACACAAGGTGCGTTCCACTACATgtcccattcacacacaggtGGCAGATGTTACCATGCAAGGTGCTAACTGCTCATCAGCTGAAAAACTAATCTTTCACACACCGATAGCACAGccttcaggagcaatttggggttaaGCCCTTGCCAGATCAAGATCTTTATGACGCAAGGCGGTGGAAACAATACAACTTTTGTCCACAGGGGCCGCCAAAATCAACACAAAATGGAAGCTTCTTGTGGTTGCTTTAAAAGTTCAGtatgtagatagatagatagatagatagatagatagatagatagatagatagatagatatatactttatttatcccgagggaaattcaagtatccagtagcatacgaaacatacatacattaaacctatattaaaatagaattaaaattaaaataacttataacacagtagccagagtaaaacagtacaaaaacagtaaacagtgcaaatggaGAGCTGATGGAGGtagaaattgttcttttgtctattgtcctccctgccatgactaggagctgttgtacagtctgatggccagggggacgaaagagtttttaagtctgttggtggagctgggctgggacagcagtctgccactgaacacactcctctgcccgatgaaggtgttgtgcagagggtggtgggcgttgtccagtatggacagcagtttgtccagggtccttctttctgccactgtcatcagagagtccagctctgagcccaccactgagccagctcacctcaccagtctgtccagtcgaCCGccgtctctcttcttgctgcttcCCCCTCCAGCAAACTACAGCATAAAACAGGacgctggccaccacagactggtaaggtagggttttagtggcatctagtggggaggattgcaaattgcaaccaacggcCTAGTCgctgctcacccctccctttccaaacGCACAGGAGAAACTACGGTGGTTGACACACTCTgccggctcttgtgctaaataatacgtgtggtccaGACCAGGctaatactactactagtactactactactacttcttcttcgtcttctttTTTGTACGTTTTCATCGTAGTgatgaaacacgctctgtagagaTTCTGTccttttgggctactgtagaaacatggcagcacCACGTAAGGGGTGCAAACACAgtttatgtagatagaaatggctcattgtAAGGTCATCCAAACATATCGGCTCATTATGTAAAACATACTGATGTATATTACATaacatttctgtcaacagatcGTAAATACTGCTTATCGTAACTACTTAATAAGTGCAACTCAAATGTTTTCGATACAGCACATATTTATTGGACTAATTCAGAAACATAGTCAATAACTCCTCTACAGAGACATTCAGAGGATGGATTTTTTGAGGATGCTGTTTCTGGACATGGTGAAACCTTCAGAGCAGCCGTTTAACTGCTCAAACAAATTGCTCTGGCAGCTCTCCTTGAAGGCAGCCCACCTTGCATAGCACTTATCTGCTGTGATCCTCTCCATCCGATCCCATTACTTTTCAAGTCCAAACCTCAGTTTCTCCTCAGAGGACTTTGGTCTTgctggttttattttcttatttaagaAAAATGATTGGCATAGACAAAGTGTagcattgaaaaactacattgCTATTTGAAAGAAAAGGATACAAATGAGATACACACTTTCAGATACAGGGCTTGCTTTCTCAGTGGAGGGGGGGTGGGTGTAGCCATGTGAGTGGAGCTTCTCTTCGTCAGTCTCACTCTCTGTTCCCTGCTCTCCAACCCAGTTGTTGAACAGAGTTTTTCTATTTCTCTGCTCCTGGCCCTTCAGCTCAGAGGTTAGGCAAAGCTCCGCCTCCTCGCACCTCCTCTGCTGTTCCTTTTCCAGATCACTCAGAGCGAAACTGGGCCTTGAGATcggctcctcctccaccaccatcatcaccttCTTCCACCGAAGCCTCTCTTTCTTCAGTtggtcttgtttttgtttctccagGGCCTTTTGCTCATGTGCCCTGTtcacttcctcctccctctgtttgGCCCCCTGCCTCCTCGTCTCCTCATCAATTTCCTCATTCTGCCTTTTCAACccttcagtttttttctctctatcctctttttctcttctgcaTCCCTGAAGCACTTCCAGATCAGCTCTTGTTCTGCGCTCCATATCCATTTCCTTCAGCTCGCTAAACATCTCTCTTCTGagctctttccttctctcctctagGGTCAGTTTCCTAATACTCTTAACAATCTCCATTTCATTCTGGAGTTGAATTTGTTGTCTTGGcagcatgttttcttttctgtgtgaGTACACACAGGTTGGTTTGCTTTGAGTCTGTCTTTTGTGTGGGGTTTTGTTTAAGTAATGACACCAGACAGGGGAACTCTAGAAGCAGTCATCACACTTATGCTTCTAGAAtgatcagtgtgtcagtgtaGATTTCCAATAATATGGTTCAACCTCATGTAAAAgctattttaaagttaaaagtacTCCACTGATTCAAAATCACAATTCAATAAAGTTGGGGGGACTTGTGAAAGACAGGCGGAACAAAGGAGAAGGGGTAAAGATATCCTGAATTTTCGTCACTTGTATTGGTTAAGCTCCGGAAACACAGGATCAAAATCATAATTTTCAcatgacgtcacattccaaggaaaatgCTCCCTGGGAGagcaaaaaagacgttattttccactgcctgccaaccagtaagcaagtgatacactactacttaaaacactgcaatataaaatgattaaagTCTTAAAAATAATGTACTTTATGTTCACTCTTTGGTATTAACAAATACACTTACAATAAATTACAACTCGAATACTTactgcatatttatttatttacattacattatgcATGTTTGCAAATCTTTCTGTATTTTTGGGAATGTGACTTTAtgcaacacaaataaaaatatacgtTTGTGGATATTGAAATATTTGTGGAGCAtggtacacatttgtggattgtacTCTGTAGGTTACAACTattgatgatgtggtgatcactaaGAATATAAAAGTATTCCCCAACCAGAACACAACACCGCCAGAGTGAGACTGAATGTTGGCATGAAGGAGGCAAAGCAGTGACATCAGCAGAGAGTGGAGAGAgaacaacaccaaagatatgtggcaggtGGTCAAAAaaatcacaggctacaaaagcaggagctcccccttcatgtgtgaggccacattacctgATGAACGCTGTTTATGCTCACTTTAAtctcagctgtaaagtctactccaccttCCCATCTGTCTAGTCTGAACAACTACCGTCCTGTGGCTCTCACCCTGGTATCAAACAActatgagacttcatatcggaaGAGTGGTGCACAGAAAATAActtactgctcaacgtcagcaaaaccgaGGAGCTGATAatagcttaagaaggccaaattcccacaaaaagtacttgtcagcttttacagaggagcaatagaaagcatcctgactggaaacatcacaaactggcaagggatgtgcacggcccggCACCGGAGGGCCCAAAGGATACTGTACCCAGGACAATACCCatccagccacagcctgttcaccctgctgccttctgggaagagatatcgaagtttcagctgccgcaccaccagaatGCAGAGCAGATTTTCCCTTAGGCTGTGAGACTCTATAATTCATCCTCACTGCATCCacataaaagtttatttctgTGCATCATATCTTatcatttttgtatattttatttgctttttgtaGCATAACgggaactacaaactgcatctCACATTTCAaccctgttgtaaaatgatgaataaatgtacCTTGTACTTTGTAATAAAgtccaattaaaaaaaactaagtaACTAATAAAAACTTCCATAACAGCTGTGATAATGAGAAGCTGAGTGGGTTTATCACACTGGTGAAGGAGATTCCTCTGTCAGCATTTGTATCACTTGTTTTCTCCActgaggctgctgccagtgaaAACTACAGTACATCCTCCCCTAAATGACATGTTGCAGATAGCAACAACTGACCCTTCACTAAACCCTGCCTCAGTTACTGTTAAACTCAATTTCAGACAGAAGAACACAAAAGAATGCTTGCAGACTGAAATGACAAATGTAGCCGACAGAGCtgtagctaactaacattaacGGAGTTTGTTGTGACTGTCACAGACTAACTCCAGTTGATTCGAGTGAAAACAAGAACACTGTAAAAGGGTCTTAAATATGGATATGCAATCAGGGATTTGCAATGACACAAACAAGATCTGAGCCTAAATCAGTTTATGATCCATGTAGAAGACATGGAAATT
This genomic window from Micropterus dolomieu isolate WLL.071019.BEF.003 ecotype Adirondacks linkage group LG05, ASM2129224v1, whole genome shotgun sequence contains:
- the LOC123971750 gene encoding trichohyalin-like isoform X2 encodes the protein MLPRQQIQLQNEMEIVKSIRKLTLEERRKELRREMFSELKEMDMERRTRADLEVLQGCRREKEDREKKTEGLKRQNEEIDEETRRQGAKQREEEVNRAHEQKALEKQKQDQLKKERLRWKKVMMVVEEEPISRPSFALSDLEKEQQRRCEEAELCLTSELKGQEQRNRKTLFNNWVGEQGTESETDEEKLHSHGYTHPPSTEKASPQDQSPLRRN
- the LOC123971750 gene encoding calponin homology domain-containing protein DDB_G0272472-like isoform X1; translation: MLPRQQIQLQNEMEIVKSIRKLTLEERRKELRREMFSELKEMDMERRTRADLEVLQGCRREKEDREKKTEGLKRQNEEIDEETRRQGAKQREEEVNRAHEQKALEKQKQDQLKKERLRWKKVMMVVEEEPISRPSFALSDLEKEQQRRCEEAELCLTSELKGQEQRNRKTLFNNWVGEQGTESETDEEKLHSHGYTHPPSTEKASPVSESVYLISRPKSSEEKLRFGLEK